One window from the genome of Oryza glaberrima chromosome 3, OglaRS2, whole genome shotgun sequence encodes:
- the LOC127767835 gene encoding uncharacterized protein LOC127767835 — MQTEKKESAAAAGEKPPSFCDRLQRAFHARPAFRPLRRLGVRHGQDDDGGGGAPGSTVDMQPATTTTHGGGPPRPVLPPAAGHAPAPVVLPPAVVKPAAKPAGGNAPAPVVLPSAPAARPPPPSRRHGHAHASTTGSAPAAEKVAATTTRPPPGIPVPVPPPAAAAAADVTTAAADAKEGGGDKEQQGKGKTRVSSRVRKAFSSK; from the coding sequence ATGCAGACGGAGAAGAAGGagtctgccgccgccgccggcgagaagccGCCGAGCTTCTGTGACAGGCTCCAGAGAGCTTTCCACGCCCGCCCGGCGTTCcggcctctccgccgcctcggcgtccgCCACGGCCaggacgacgacggtggtggtggtgcgcctGGAAGTACAGTAGACATGCAgcctgcgacgacgacgacgcacggcggcggcccacCGAGGCCGGTGCTGCCACCGGCGGCAGGCCACGCTCCGGCGCCCGTCGTGCTGCCGCCGGCGGTAGTGAAACCGGCTGCCAAGCCTGCGGGCGGCAACGCTCCGGCGCCTGTCGTGTTGCCGTCGGCGCCGGCTGcaaggccgccgccaccgtcgcgtcgccatgGGCATGCACATGCGTCGACGACCGGGAGCGCACCTGCCGCCGAGAAGgtggcggcaacgacgacgaggccgccaCCGGGGATTCCGgtgcccgtgccgccgccggctgctgctgctgccgctgatgtcaccaccgccgcggcggacgcGAAGGAGGGCGGCGGTGACAAGGAGCAGCAAGGGAAGGGGAAGACCAGGGTGAGCTCCAGAGTGCGCAAGGCCTTCTCCTCCAAGTAG
- the LOC127764989 gene encoding uncharacterized protein LOC127764989 — protein sequence MEKGKGLARRWAVELHDASSSSSSHSSIPDPPGFTRSAPDADDAAGARQRKDSETAWKAQKAWEVAQAPFKNLMMMGFMMWMAGSTVHLFSIGITFSALWQPISALRSVGKVFEPFKDPRVDTLAPKLVFIALNLAAMGLGVWKLNTLGLLPTNASDWVFSLAPAREVEYAGGGIPLH from the exons atggagaaGGGCAAGGGCCTCGCCCGCCGCTGGGCGGTGGAGCTCCacgacgcctcctcctcctcctcctcccactcctccATCCCCGACCCGCCCGGCTTCACCAGATCCGCCCCGGACGCG gacgacgccgccggcgcgcggcaGCGGAAGGATTCCGAGACCGCGTGGAAGGCGCAG AAAGCGTGGGAGGTGGCGCAGGCGCCGTTCAAGAACCTGATGATGATGGGTTTCATGATGTGGATGGCCGGGAGCACCGTCCACCTGTTTAGCATAGGTATCACGTTCTCCGCTCTGTGGCAGCCCATCAGCGCCCTCCGCTCTGTTGGCAAAG TTTTTGAACCATTCAAGGACCCAAGGGTGGATACTCTAGCACCTAAGTTGGTCTTTATTGCTCTCAACTTGGCAGCTATGGGTTTAGGTGTATGGAAG CTCAATACGTTGGGTCTTCTTCCAACAAATGCATCAGATTGGGTGTTTTCACTGGCTCCTGCTCGG GAGGTTGAATATGCTGGTGGAGGGATCCCCTTGCACTGA
- the LOC127765567 gene encoding transcription termination factor MTEF1, chloroplastic-like has product MEEVLLRHARLPRPTAPTARRSRRLRVVAVALRTRPTSLAVPGFPPAPAPAPAPEHVLLPSPSVAAGAAEVLLAAGVPPADLRRAAGMCPELLSVPVGTITAALRFLTDEAGVPAEDLPRVLRRRPRLLVSPVAARLRPTLYFLRALGVPDLPRRADLLSFSVEDKLLPRIEFLESLGLPSRAARSMARRFPALFYYGIDGNMRPKAEYLLGDMARDADDLFEFPEYFSYALATRIAPRHEACAARGVRMPLPAMLRPGDDKFRATLAGCVGSTPPRRRSPLWHAYWVDDAGEVEEIGAASQP; this is encoded by the coding sequence ATGGAGGAGGTCCTGCTGCGCCACGCCCGCCTCCCGAGGCCCACCGCGCCCACCGcgcgccgtagccgccgcctccgcgtcgtcgccgtcgcgctccgGACCAGGCCCACCAGCCTCGCCGTCCCGGGCTTCcctcccgcgcccgcgcccgcgcccgcgcccgagcacgtgctgctgccgtcgccgtccgtggccgccggcgccgccgaggtgctGCTCGCCGCGGGGGTGCCGCCCGCCGACCTCAGGCGGGCCGCGGGGATGTGCCCCGAGCTGCTGTCCGTGCCCGTGGGGACCATCACGGCGGCGCTGCGGTTCTTGACCGACGAGGCGGGGGTCCCGGCGGAGGACCTGCCGcgggtgctgcggcggcggcccaggCTGCTGGTGtcccccgtcgccgcgcggcTCCGCCCCACGCTCTACTTCCTCCGCGCGCTCGGCGTGCCGgacctgccgcgccgcgccgaccTGCTCTCCTTCTCCGTCGAGGACAAGCTCCTCCCGCGGATCGAGTTCCTCGAGTCGctcggcctcccctcccgcgccgcgcgctccaTGGCGCGCCGCTTCCCGGCGCTCTTCTACTACGGCATCGACGGCAACATGCGGCCCAAGGCGGAGTACCTCCTCGGCGACATGGCCCGGGACGCCGACGACCTCTTCGAGTTCCCGGAGTACTTCTCCTACGCGCTCGCCACGCGCATCGCGCCGCGCCACGAGGCCTGCGCCGCGCGGGGCGTCAGGATGCCGCTGCCGGCCATGCTCCGGCCGGGCGACGACAAGTTCAGGGCCACCCTCGCCGGCTGCGTcggctccacgccgccgcggaggcggtcgCCGCTATGGCACGCCTACTGggtggacgacgccggcgaggtggaggagatcgGGGCGGCGTCGCAGCCGTGa
- the LOC127768363 gene encoding peptide methionine sulfoxide reductase B5 — protein sequence MASSGDSSGKQRSDKEWRAVLSPEQFRILRLKGTELPGTGEYNKFYGDGVYNCAGCGTPLYKSTTKFDSGCGWPAFFEGLPGAINRTPDPDGRRVEITCAACGGHLGHVFKGEGFKTPTDERHCVNSVSIKFTPAS from the exons atGGCGTCGTCGGGGGACAGCAGCGGCAAGCAGCGGAGCGACAAGGAGTGGCGCGCCGTCCTCTCCCCGGAGCAGTTCCGCATCCTCCGCCTCAAGGGCACCGA GTTACCTGGAACAGGTGAGTACAACAAGTTCTATGGTGATGGGGTCTACAACTGTGCTGGCTGTGGAACACCCCTGTACAAATCCACAACCAAGTTTGATTCTGGTTGTGGCTGGCCAGCATTTTTTGAGGGACTTCCTGGAGCCATAAACCGAACA CCGGATCCTGATGGAAGGAGGGTAGAAATCACGTGTGCAGCTTGCGGTGGGCATTTGGGTCACGTGTTCAAAGGAGAAGGCTTCAAGACGCCTACTGATGAGCGTCACTGTGTGAACAGTGTTTCGATCAAGTTCACCCCGGCCTCCTAA
- the LOC127768138 gene encoding uncharacterized protein LOC127768138 — MASTVRRAFRCLLDGLRSLPPRRRRAGAGGGAARRSSKAPPRVVVIRRFSGKLDPRRASASGGPPTPPAAAAAAPVTIRVATFNAAMFSMAPAVPSPPDHDDYDGDGEGCSTWRAPASSSSGSRLARRPKKGILKAQSSSSAPPPPPSPDVELLRRRRHVSISLPDDDDEIAPHHRRNSSSSSSSASARLVTRPAAATSGSGRWRSVFGAVWEHQNHYQQRRQKQKQKQEREQATARHRSSSGAARRRSVAEALREAGADMVALQNVRAEEGRGMRPLSELAEGLGMRYVFAESWAPEYGNAVLSRWPIKRWNARRLADHFDFRNVMRATIEVPGAGEVNLYCTHLDHLDEGLRMKQVDSILRFADGHHHILAGGLNALDASDYSADRWAAIAKYHEEIGKPPPKSEVMRHLKAKRYVDAKGFAGGRDAGLVVVPNGQDVQGTCKYGTRVDYILASPNSPYSFVPGSYAVVPSMGTSDHHIVMVDVAVAAHDGGGGGGAARRRRRRRVVKVTNKSSARGIFAD, encoded by the exons aTGGCGTCCACGGTGAGGCGCGCGTTCCGGTGCCTCCTCGACGGCCTCCGctccctgccgccgcgccgccgccgagcgggcgccggcggcggggccgcgcggAGGTCATCCAAGGCGCCGCcccgcgtcgtcgtcatccGCCGGTTCAGCGGCAAGCTGGATCCCCGTCGGGCCAGCGCGTCGGGcgggccgccgacgccgcctgcggcggcggcggcggcgcccgtcaCCATCCGCGTGGCGACGTTCAACGCCGCCATGTTCTCCATGGCGcccgccgtgccgtcgccgccggatcACGACGactacgacggcgacggcgaagggtgCTCCACGTGGCGCgccccggcctcctcctcctccggcagcCGGCTGGCGCGGCGGCCCAAGAAGGGCATCCTCAAGGCGCAGAGCAGctcgagcgcgccgccgccgccgccgtcccccgaCGTCGAgctgctacggcggcggcggcacgtgtCGATCAgcctccccgacgacgacgacgagatcgCCCCGCACCACAGaaggaacagcagcagcagcagcagcagcgccagcgCGCGCCTCGtgacgaggccggcggcggcgaccagcggGAGCGGCAGGTGGAGGTCGGTGTTCGGGGCGGTGTGGGAACACCAGAACCATTACCAGCAGCGAcggcagaagcagaagcagaagcaggagcGGGagcaggcgacggcgaggcaccggagcagcagcggcgcggcgcggcggcggagcgtggCGGAGGCGCTGCGGGAGGCGGGCGCGGACATGGTGGCGCTGCAGAACGTGCGCGCGGAGGAAGGGCGCGGGATGCGGCCGCTGTCGGAGCTCGCCGAGGGGCTCGGGATGCGGTACGTGTTCGCCGAGAGCTGGGCGCCGGAGTACGGCAACGCCGTGCTCTCCCGCTGGCCCATCAAGCGCTGGaacgcgcgccgcctcgccgaccACTTCGACTTCCG GAACGTGATGAGAGCCACCATTGAGGTGCCGGGAGCCGGGGAGGTGAACCTGTACTGCACCCATCTGGACCACCTCGACGAGGGCCTCAGGATGAAGCAGGTCGACTCCATCCTCCGCTTCGCCGACGGCCACCACCacatcctcgccggcggcctcaACGCCCTCGACGCCTCCGACTACTCCGCCGACCGCTGGGCCGCCATCGCCAAG TACCACGAGGAGATCGGCAAGCCGCCGCCGAAGTCGGAGGTGATGAGGCACCTCAAGGCGAAGCGCTACGTCGACGCCAAGGGCTTCGCCGGAGGGCGTGACGCCGGCCTGGTGGTGGTTCCCAATGGCCAAG ATGTGCAGGGGACGTGCAAGTACGGCACGAGGGTGGACTACATCCTGGCGTCGCCCAACTCGCCGTACAGCTTCGTGCCGGGGTCGTACGCCGTCGTCCCGTCCATGGGCACCTCGGATCACCACATCGTCATGGtggacgtcgccgtcgccgcccacgatggcggcggcggcggcggcgcggcgaggcggcggcggaggcggagggtggTGAAGGTGACGAACAAGAGTTCGGCGAGAGGGATATTCGCCGATTAG